The nucleotide window ATTAATGTCATTTTACAACTATTTGGGTCATATATATAAGGGTTTGGAaagattttaaagattaaattatgagtttttaaactttttaatgattaaattatcatacttaaaatgtttgggtctaataaaaagttattgtttttctaatttttaattaatgaataataaaattatttttttacccttatattgtTAGTGTTTTTTAATAGAGTTAGATTTTTTGTGGAAAATGTTCTTTTTGCCACTAgaggtgaaaaaatatttttaagtcaaACCTCGGGTGAGAAAATGATATTTACTCTTCCTCTAGTTTGCCATTGGTTTGAGACGGTGGTTGTGTAACCCTTGAAATATAACTAAAAGGCATGAataaaattccattaaaaacttagttaaatttgagggtaaaatcatcatttaataaaaaattttaaaaacataaaatttattacattttctcttttaagttttaaaaactaacaacttcatctctatgtaaaatttttaaactttaaaaaataacattttcccctctCCCCGCCCCcaacttagggttttctttctttccactCTGGCTACCATTTTCGACCACCAACGACTATGCTTTCAACCCTAATCGATAGAGAAAAAGTCCAGTCATCTCTCCCTAAGCAACGATATCATCTGGATTTGTCTGGACTAGACATAAAAAGTCATAAAATAATGCAATCTCGAATGCATAAAAAGTTAGGGTTACAACTAATGAAACCCATGtattataggccaaaggactatttcccacccaagtttagttgCATTCTCAAAGTCACACCCATAGAggttgaaaaactcaaaatcttacCCATAGACAAACTACTATTAGGAAAGAAAGGGATAAactcgttattttactaataatattaaaaaattataaaactgattatattttctctcttaagttttaaaaactaacaattttactattatctaaagttttctaactttgaaaagtcatattctttattccccaaacttaaggttttttcttttaccCCTCTGGCACTGATGACCTCTCATCTCCATCCTAAAAcgtcaaagttaaaaaattttagatagatgtgcagttgttagtttttaaaattaaataggcaaaatataatatgttttatatttttttaatattattagttaaatgactattttacctttgctctaacaaaaaattttaacttcaattagttaatagattaaattttgaggttttcaaaacttataaaTGTGACTTTAAAACACAACTaaacttgggtagaaaataatcttttggcatATATTATAACACaaacaaaaggaaattaaactaaaaatatagaACTCATAAAATAAATGCAACGATCTGAGCATGGATTTGTcacctttaaaaatttcagCCGAAAGTACTGAATGAGCAATAAAAAACCAACAGGTTATTAAATATTGCGTCAGGGGCCAAAGCTTAAAGTAAATACTGTGTCTTTGATATTATCTTCAATTAAATTGTGAATCACCCTTCAGATGCGTGGTGGGTCAAGTCACACGGGCATTATAGATAATCATTAGTGTTATAGTTGTTGAGTCatacatcatattatatataaaaattaatattttgtataatgtattatatttatatattaaaaaataaaataataaaaattttaattaatatattattattttaaaaaatattataaatcaaatttttatacagATCTTTactgtattatttattatcttaaaatatgtatcattttttacttttatcatatagtaaaatatatattatatataataagatatggATAATCCTATACAGTAATAGTCCAATTTAGAAGATTTATTGGTGTTATCTTTGGAAGTTGAGTTTCATCATCTAAGTCTAAGCTATGCTTGCccaaacagatatcaaattatttcaagttGCAGATAAATCTTCTTCTGACTTGCACATGTAATCTTAAAGCaggattaaaaatttttaatttaaaagaggCAGTTTTAagaagttttaaataatttatgccTAAGGGGCACTGAATTAACTATAGATGTCAAAAGAGAAGGGGAGGGCCAAATGCCCTATTCTCTGTCTTTGTTATCATAGAAGATGTTGATTCTTATCTTGGGCTCATCCCCATTACAAGGATAAGGATTTCTCATCTCTTACCTGTAAGAGGAAGGACAATAAACTGCTGGAGATGACGAATCGTCattagagaaaataagaaaaaactcCTAaggaaaatttgtcatttttcaaactttaaagaaaaatctaggggaaaattatgagattttcaattttaaaaagaaaaatgtgataaaagttttgttttttaaattttgttattaaatgacaatttaacccttactgagatttttaacaaaaattacctcataagtgagtatttgagtttttaaaaattaaaaagtaagatTGGAATAATGCTTGGCTTACATGTTGACATCCCAGTATCTGATATGCGTTCCAAGGTGTACTTCCTTTGATTGAGCGTGATGCCCTCTTTAGATCTGACAATTTCAATTCCTAGAAAATATTTTGGTGCTCCTAGATCTTTGATCCTGAATGTTTTATATAGATGATGTTTCACATTTTCTATGGCTACATTGTCATTCCCAATGATGAGAATATCGTCCACATAAACAAGGAGACATGTGAAGGAACTTTCTTGCTTTCTTGTAAAGAGAGCATAATCATGTTTTGATTGATGAAAACCCATATTGACCAATGCTTCTATGAGTTTTGCATTCCACTGTCGAAAGGCCTATTTTAGGCTGTACAGTGACTTTCACAGACAACATACTAGGTTCTCCCCCTATCTGTGAATTACTGGTGGAACTTCCATCTATATCTCTTCATCTAGGTCCTCATAGAGAAATGCATTATAAATATCCATTTAACAAAGTGGCCAATCATGAGAAGCAACAACTGTAATAAATGTGCAAACAGTCACATGTTTGGCACCAGGAGAGAATGTTTCCTGATTATCGAGACCCTCTTGTTGggtgaaacctttggcaatcAAGCGGGCTTTATAGTGTTCAATAGAGCCATCTgcatgatattttattttaaatatacatttgCATTTGATGGGTTTTCTGTAAAGTGGTCTTGACACCAAATTCCATGTTTTGTTAAGGGACAAGGCTTGAAATTCATCAACCATGGCTTGTCTCCAGTGATGAGATTGAACAGCTTTAGAATATGAAGTGGGTTCTCGATATTCAAAGATATGGTTGATACAAGCTCTGTGTGTCGGCGCTAATCTGTCATAACTGATGTAATTAGAAATGGGATATGGTTTTACGGATGCTACAAGACATATATAGTTAGTGGTCCAAATGGAAGGTCTGATGGTTTTGGATGAACGTCTTAAAGGAACTAAAGTCGATAAGTTAGAAGTCAGTGGAGCATCAACTGAAAATGATTCagatatcaatttgatatgATCAACAGGAACAATATTGTATTCTAGATGAATGTCATGAATGTCTATGGTTTTTAAGGGTGGTGGTGAGGATGCATGGGCTGGGTCTCTGTCCATATCGGCAAAAGGAAATTTGTCCTCAAGGAAAACAACATCTCTGCTAACAAAAATTTGTTACTTTCTAAATCATACAACCGATATCCTTTCTATAGCATAGGGTATCCCATAAAGACACAGTAAGAGGCTCTGGTGTTCAACTTGTCAAGGTATTGAAGTTTGATTGAGTAACAGAGACAtctaaatacccttaaattgtTGATGTCTGGTTTCTTGCCAAATAAAAGCTCATATGGTGTCTTCCCACCTAAAACTTCAATTGGCATCATGTTAATCAGATAAGCTATCGTGACCACACAGTAGCCCTAGAAGTGAGGTAGAATTTGAGCTTGGAGTTTAAAGGTACGGGCTACTTCTAAAAAGTGTCTATGTTTTCTTTCTACAACATCGTTTTGTTGTGGCGTGTAGGTACAAGAACTTCATGGAGGATGCCTTATGAATCAAGGAAAGATGCGATGTCATGATTGAAAAGCTCTCGGGCATTGTCTATTCAAATTCATTGGATTTTAGTGTGGAATTGAGTATGGACCATGgacacaaatttaaaaaaaaaaattgtttgggTTTTCGAGTTCATTAAGTAAAGTCATGTAGCGGGGGAAAAATTGTCCACTGTGGTGAGGAAATATTTTGAACCATCACAATTAAGAGTTTTATGCGGTCCCCATATATCCAAGTGTACTAATTGAAAAGGTTTGGTTGAAATAGATGAGCTTCTAGGAAACACAATAAGTGAATGTTTTGCAAGAAGACATGTTGGGCAAGGAATGCTATAACTATGACCCAATCAttgatgtaaaataaaatatcttttattactttgaaTTGTATTACAAGAAGATGGGAACGTAATACAATTGTTATTTACAAAATGTAAAGTCTTGGGGATTGGTGTTCAGTAGTATAGTCCATGTTGTATTCTACCCAAACCCATCAGAGTGTCACTCAAAAGGTCCTGAAAGACACGCAAAGTAGGGAGAAAGGTCACGACATAGTTATTGTTTGCACATAGTTTGGATACAGAGATGAGATTGAACTAGAATATAAGGATACAAAGGGCATTTTTAAGGGTGAGTTGGTCTAATTTGACATCACCTATTTGTTTAGTTTGAGCAGTGGTCCCATTAGATAATTTAACGAG belongs to Mangifera indica cultivar Alphonso chromosome 2, CATAS_Mindica_2.1, whole genome shotgun sequence and includes:
- the LOC123208561 gene encoding uncharacterized protein LOC123208561, whose translation is MDRDPAHASSPPPLKTIDIHDIHLEYNIVPVDHIKLISESFSVDAPLTSNLSTLVPLRRSSKTIRPSIWTTNYICLVASVKPYPISNYISYDRLAPTHRACINHIFEYREPTSYSKAVQSHHWRQAMVDEFQALSLNKTWNLVSRPLYRKPIKCKCIFKIKYHADGSIEHYKARLIAKGFTQQEGLDNQETFSPGAKHVTVCTFITVVASHDWPLC